The Dioscorea cayenensis subsp. rotundata cultivar TDr96_F1 chromosome 18, TDr96_F1_v2_PseudoChromosome.rev07_lg8_w22 25.fasta, whole genome shotgun sequence genome includes the window ACAATAAAGCAAACTAGTCTGAAAGTCAGTTCCCACTGCTACCCAGCTGTCCGAATCTTTGTGGACAGCCAATCATAGGTAGAAAGCTAAAAACAACAGGAGCAGCCTTTACAAGTTTAAAACTTACATTTCCTGGAAATATCTGTCTGCACAGGCAATTGGTAGGTACAAAATAAAGCAACTAGATGAAGCAAAAGGTATTAGAAAATCAGACATGCCAAAAAGTTACAACGTACTTGAGTGTTTTGTATGGCTGTGATGAGAGGTCCATATCAAACCAACACATTTTACCCTCCTTGCTTCCCACAATCACGTTGTCACCTACACAAAAGAGATTACAGCACAAAACCCCCCTTCAACATCTAGTTACCAAAAGTCAAACTATCAGTGGTAATGGAGGACATGATAACTGGTTACCTCCCGGATGTATTGAAATGGAGGAGATCTCACGGACTCCTGCCTCAAGCTTCTTAATCAATTTTGTCTTTACAAGGTCATAAACACGGACATGTTTCTTAGTTGCAACAAAGAAAATGGAACGTGTGGGGTGGAAGACAGCTGAAACCGGAAGTCCATGCAACTTCTTGAAAGGATTATGCGAGGATTTTTTGGATAACTGATGCAGCAGCACAGCTCTAGAATCACGTGCAAGGGAAGTCAAGGTAAGCAATACTTAATATAAACCAGAGCTTTTTGCTGCTAGAGTCAAACAAGCCACATAGAACATGTGCTCAATTAGGTATGGTTCCCTACTATGCAGAATACTGCTTCAGGATAAAAAATAACGTAAGCCAGCAAAAGAAActtcaaataaaactatttcTTTGTACAAAAATTTACATGCATTACTGTTATATGGTCACCAGGATAAAGCCATTATGATTCATTCTTATCATTTGGAGGTAGCAGACCAATGGACCATCATGAGGATCTACACAAGAAACATAAAAAGCAAATTTTTTgatctattttataaataactagTAAAAAAACATAACCCTAACTTGCCCAACCAATCTAATATAGCCATATATTTATGCATTAGCAAAATAGAAAACCAGAAGAGGCTAACTATGATGATGATATCTGTAGAACTAAAATCAAGGATATCACTTGGCACAACTGTGGTGAAATAATCTCCTTTCCTATGCCACTCAACGGTAGACACTGCCtgcaaagagaagaaaagcaagaaaaggCCTGCAAGCTCAGTAGCAGGATTGAGCAGGACCTGGAAATCCCATGTCTCAGATTGCAAACATAGGGATAATGAATAAAGAGTTGGAAACCTCTCACAAGGTACCTTAAAATGCTTCAACCTGATCCCACCATATTTAGTGTAAGGAATCCAACTCACAGTAGGTGTGCTATCAGCTGTAAAAACAAAAGTTTGTGGTCAAACAATGTTACCAAATCCAAAATGAGAGAAGAATAGGAATCAACTTACAAGCATCATCTGTTATTACAGGTTCTGCAACATTGAGAAGTTCTTTTACCTTTAGCTGCTCCTCGTCATTGCCAAGTCCAGTGTTCAATAGAAGCACATCCTGACCCCTTCATGAGAGTCCTACAGCATTAAGAATTATGTGGAAAAATGTACACTGGAAATTAAACACAATAGCTTACAGGGAAATTGCTAAAATTGGAAGTTCAGGCAAAGGGTTCCATGCAACATGCTGAACAGCTTCACCAACATCCCAGACTTTGAGACAACGTCCAGTTTCAATCTCCCAAATACGCACCGTACCATCAGTGGAACCTTTAAAGCATTAGGTCTCAGTTAGATATCCAAGAACATGCacatggaaaaaaattaaatgagcaCATGAagcaaaaatttacaaacaaacCAGATGCAATCCACTGTCCGGATGTTTCAATTGAAATACACTTCACCGGGCCAATGTGGCCTCTATATTCAAGATAGCATATTGTTGGATAAGGCCTTAGGTCTTTACGACTCGGGTAGCTTTGGCTTTAGAGCCTCGGGATCAATATTAAGCTGGAGAAAATCAAGGAACAATGTTTATCTTAGTTGCTGTATTCTAAAAATTTCAACCAAACTCTCACACAAGACCAGCAAAGTAAACTGAGACTTGTCAACATGATTTGAAACATGTCGTGAGAAGATTAATACCATGaagtgaaaatttatttaaataaacttcTACTTACACGTTTCTTTCGTGTTCTAGGGCATAAATACAGGTCCAGACAACGATCAAAACCTTCTTTGAGAGCACTCTCATATGCCGGTACACTTCTAAGAGACTCAAATCTGCTCATAATAGACATTGATTAGATCTGAATGTTATATTCAACTTCATCGAAGAGATCAAGCAGCTGTAGACACAGAAAATAACAGACCTTCTAGGAATAAATTTAGGGCGGTCTTCTTCATACATCAGCTGGTAGGAATTGATTTCCTCTTGAGTAGGAATATATTCAACAGATGGATTATATGATTCTTCATGTCCTGAAAGTGAAAAATGATAGGTTTTTCAAACATATATGCAAACCGAGTACAATTAAATACTTGTCTAAGGCGCAACattagagaaaataaaaaaacatatgcagACACACATACGCACATAGGCAAAAGTCCTAAGAAAAACATGGAACACAGAATATAGTGCTAGGCTAGTTGAATAATGAACAGGAATTAGTAAATTGAAGTTAAACATTACTGCAAATAAAGTACCTGGTAATTTTGATTTTGGGGCAGGAATATAACTTAAACCATGCCTTCTGCTGTCTGCTAAGTTAGAATCATCATCCCACAGTAACCGAAAGGGTGGCTCTTCCTCTGGCTTGTCAAATTTAATCCATCCCCTTGCGAATTGCTCTGACGTATACGAAGAACCTGCACCAAAATAATGGATCAAATCTCGATTAATTAGAGCAAACTCCGTCTTCCAGAGGATTATGAAAAATACACAACATAGGCAAGGTATcttaaaattaatcaaacacACTACAGTGTATTGTAAAAAAGCATTCCATAATGCAAATTAAGCATATCCTACTTCACATTGAAGTAAATAACTTTGTTGGCTGTCAGCATATCATGAAAGATTTGACAACTTTACCTAGTTTGGACTGGAGGACAGCTTTAATCCATTTATGAGGTCATGCAGTTGAAATTTATTTCCAAAGAGAAGGATAAAGTATCAATAAAGTAGAAGTTCACAAACAAATTTGTGAGGAttggtttcaattaaaaacctcaGCAAAACTTTTCAACCATATATCTTACTTATTAAGGAAAAATGCACATAAAACTCCAGTTTCAACAAATCACTCCACAGACACCCTAGCTGAACAGCAAAATCACCACATTACCACTGACAAGGATCATGGTAACTAGCAGTAGATATATTGCCAAAAGTTAACTGTCAAGCTACCACTAACAGTCAACCATATAATATGACAAAATCACACCAAAAGATGATACAGCACCTTCTTATGTTCCCACTTTGAAGGAATGAAACGCCTTTTAGGCTCTGGTGCATTTGAGAGCGGATGCCCTTTGTCTTCCCACACAAACCAATCAACATAGTCCTGAACAACAGAGATTTAGAAATAACAAACTTAGGGAGATAGGCAATGAAGTGAATAAAATATACAAACCGCATATGGATCAACTTCCGTATTAGGTGTCTTTCCTTTCAATATTCTTCTAATAATCCCAATTTCCTCCTTTGTCAACTCCACTTCTTCATCATTATACTCATCAAATATTTTTCTCCTAGTttataagagaaaaaataaagaaataattatctaaaatgaaatagatattactaaaaaaaaaaaatcccagaGAACAACAAATATTAGATTAAAATagaatcaagcatttaagggcCAATGACAATGTGATGAAAGGCAGCACATCATGCCCTGTTtcttccatcactttaatagcTAATCACctgatggaagaagaaaaggaacaaAAATTTCACATTGACATGAACAACCATCACATAGCCAAACATGGATAGGACAAAACGAAAGATTGAAGGAACAGGAAGAAAAGTGTACAATATCAAGCCTGACATTTCAGGAAGAAAcattgattaaaatttttttttcaaaaggcAAAGCGAATAATTAAGCCAAATAATTGAAAATGCAGAAGCAATAAACCTTTGAGAAGGCATATGGCACAACACGTATGTGAAAATTCTCTACGAGCGACTGTCTCAAAgtcaaacaaaatcaaaatgcaATGCCCTTGCAAAGTTAAAATGAACTGATTTGGCATATGcctacaaaatattttattgagtataatatattattagaacATTGAAATCTGACAGATTGAAAAATCCTACATTACCAGCAAAACACAAAGCACTTTAAAAAACTCAATTAGCGGTGATTAAAATACCCCAGGAAATGAAGAatgtaaaaatcaaaattaaaacttgCAAACAAAAAGTGACTTCACATAATCGAACTCCCACACATGAACactcaaattttcttttaaagcttttttaatatatcaaaagaaattaaaagggGCATAgcaataagattaaaaaaaaaagaaaaaaagaagaagagcttCACACACCAGCTCTTTGAATCATCAGCGCCAGCTAGGAAAGAATCAATCCTATCCTTCCTGGTCTGCTTCTTGATCTTCTTCCCCGATATATCATACCCAATATGCTCCTCCTCCTTATACCACTCCAACGGAACATCTCCAATAGTATTCCTTGGAGCTACCTACAGCCCAGGATTCAAGCTTTccaaattatcaataaaaaaaaaaggcattgaTTGCATAATAACTGAATAAGGGCGTAGTTGCTCAACCAATCGAAGAAAAAAGACAgcacattaaaaataaacaggCATCCAACATTGCCGATTAAAGAAACAAGCCGCACCTCATCCTCAGAAGAATCACTCTCTTCGGCCGCGTGGTGCTCGTCGTCCTCCTCCCTGGGTGATCCTTGCTGTATAAAAAAGCCagcttagaaaaaaaaacataaattttactTCAAAAGGCTACAAAAAATTGATGGATAAGTACCTCATCGTGCGCCGGCTCCAATGCATCACTCCGACCAAAATTTCCATCCTGATTTTCCCGATTCTAGAAAGGAACTATTTTCAGCTGATTGTTGTTCATCCAGGATCTCAGGCTTAGTTCGATCCTAATCGTGAAGCACCAAATTAGTAAACCATTGGAAACATTGGAAAAATCAACAGACATGAAATTACTACTGATAATTAGTATGAAATTACCGATTTTTTGGTTCTCGCCATTGAAGATGAACTTGGGACCAAGGATTGAGCTATGGGGGAAGAAGCACCGGTAGGGTTTAAAGGAAAGGAGGGCGACAAACGGGGCACGGGTTTTATTGATCAAAACTAGGGCTTCTAGAACTGTAGGGTTTTATTGATCAAAACTGGGTTTTATTGATAAAActcatcattaattaaaaggGCTTTTTGCCCCACTAACcctatataattataatgttgTCTAAATAATTTTAAGGCCATTTTATAActaggtatttttaaaaaaattattaatttttacgTTGTAACCGCCTTCTCtttacaattatttaaatagtttatttatggcttttttttaaccaaaatttgttattaaaaaaattttatttaaaattataactataattattgaaatgggaattattttaaattattttattaatattttgattattattaaagtgCCAATTATTGAAATAgcaattatataataattattattataaaaatattattattattattattttattaaaaagaaattattggtCATTTGCGACACACTGGTAGACTACCAAAGATTAAACGTAAACATATGTACATGGATATGAACCTTGATCTAGCTTACATAATGCATATATTTATGTAAACAACCTGATCATTATAGAACTATTTACCCAATATGTggtacattttttaaaattataagcaagttattataataataaaagaaatacaaaataaaattaaaatttccactataataataataataataattttaaataattcctaCTTCAATAATTGCcactttaataataatcaaaataataataaaattatttaaaataattctattttaataattctcgggttaataataataattctaattttaaataatattttctgattttaataataaatttttaaaaaaactgatttaaaaaaaaccacaaataatttaaataattataaaataaaagaatgattaaaatgtataaaattagtatttttttaaatacccaATCAAGCAGATGCGTGCTAATTGAGCATTAATGTGATAACCGTATGgctattttgacaaataaaatggcATTGGGtcatttaaacaatattataattatataggGTTAGTAGTGCAGAAAACCCAATAAAATGACcaaaaaatacattattaatAGATATGCAAGGTTGTTCATTCAACCAGACCAACCCAATGAACCTAACATAACCCTTcaattttgatttggtttggttttttttttcttttaaactcAGTTCAAATTTCATATCTTTAAAAATCATGCATCTTGAAAACCAGTGGATTTTTCCCACATATCATAGTTGTATCCTTTCAAAATAATTGGGGTTAATATGGTACCCGGATCATTTGAATTAGATGAACAACGACCAGGAAAAATCTAGATTCTTCTGGTATTGTTATTGTCCATAGCCAAAACATTGTCGGTGTTGGTCGCCATTCAATCCAATGTCACCATCGCCGGATTTGTCTATTGTCGGATCTGATTTGATCGGATCAACGGCTCTCGTGAGTGTGATCAGATTTGATTGCCCAAAAGCGGGCACTGTCCCTCCTGTCAATGCTTTGATACCAAGTAGAATTCTAAggttttattgataaaaaaactcATCAAGAGTAAAAGCATGTACATCATTATCTATATGTAGCTATGTTAGAATATAGAATTAGGtccaataaataaaatgacaaaaaaagaaaaatacattattataaaatataaatatttcaataaagCTTGAGGTTTTGGGACTTGAGAGGCTGTTCATTCAACTAGACCAACCCAACTAACCGAACCCTtcaatttgatttggtttgtttgtttttaaaataattcagtTTGAATTTCTTACTTTTATAAATCATGTATCTGGTTTAGccccaagtttttttattttaaatttattaaaatagaataaataaatttaaaatatatataaaaaaacatttacctAAATTGGAGTTTGAAAATggtgaattattttgaaaactctctttatttatgataaatttctaaattatttgaatttgtaGATAAAAATGGcaacattgaatttttttttttataagtaatttGATATCCATGTTAGTTGGAATACAAATTGGTTTGAGTATTCAATAAGAAAGAAACTTTTAAATTCATCGATGACATCTTGCTCTATTAGTATCGGGGTTTTTGTGTAAGTTCTTTAAAGAATGATCTGATTGTTAgacaaattaaacattgtgtGAGAATTCTCCAGTCTTAGTTAGTTAGTCTTTGACCTATTCTTTTCGCATTGCAGTTACAACTAGTGCTATATGTGTAGGCTAGtttctctttttcaaatttaatcccTTCTTTGCTATTGTATttgtaatgatatattatatatagaactGATACAGTGAGATCAGAGAATGTGAGAAACAAAGCTTTACAAATTTCTTACATGGTATTAGAGACAAACTGATTCCAATGTCTACCTAATCCACTGTATCAAACTCAATGACTTCCCAAATATTAGCCACTATCAATTCTTCTATTTCAACCAGACTTTTGCCAACACCTTCTTTCCATCGTCTTATAAGTGTAAAGCTCACAAGAGACAACTACTTGCTATGGAAGGCATAGTTCCTTCAGTACTTACGAAGCCAACACTTGCTCAAATATGTTGAAGGTACCATCTAGCGTCCTCCGGCGACAATCACTCAGGCCAGAGACAAAGGAGCTATTGTGATCCCTGATCCAGACTACAATGTTTGGTTTTAGCAAGATTAACTTGTGCTAAGAGCATTGTTGTCTTCATTAACAAAAAAGGTTTTCTCACACATCATCTTCCTCTCCACTTCTCGAGAAGTATGGTTCGCTCTATAGAAGATGTTTTCATCAAACTCTCGGGCTCGGATTATGCAAATTCGAATGCAGTTATCCACATTATAGAATAAGAACCTATCCATTACTGACTACTTTCGCAAGTCCAAAAACCTCACTGATACTCTTTCAACCATTGGAAATCCTCTTTCAGAGGAAGAAATAGTGTCTTATATGTTGGCAGGACTTAGCTAAGAATATGATCCTCTTGTCACAAGCATCACAACTCTCACTGATCCTATCACTATGAGTGATCTTTATGCTCACTTATTGAGTTTTGAGTTGAGACTCGAGCACAATAGTTCAATCTTCCAAGTGTTCATGGCAAACAATGTGAGCAGAAACCAAACACGTGGTGGTGAACGAAACGGTCTGGGAAGAGGTTGTGGCCATGGAAGGTCACCAAACGATAGAGGTAACCTTACAGAAGGAGGCAACAACTCAAGAAAAATTTGCCAGGTTTGTGGCAAGCTAGGATATGAAGCCCTTCGATGCTATCACCGATTTGATCACACATATTAGTCTGAAGAAAACCATGtggcagcaacaacaacaaaatcttATTCGATTGACACCAACTGGTATGTTGACACTGGTGCAACTGATCACATCACCAATGAATTAGAAAAGGTTAACAACAAGGGAGGCCTACACTGGTGGAGATCAAGTTCAAGTCACGAATGGGGCATGTTTGTCTATTACTCATATTGGAAACTCCTCTATTGCTGGTTTTTCTAGACCATTTCTTCTAAACAATATTCCTTACGTTCCAAAGATCAATAGCCATTTGCTTTCAGTTCATAAACTTGCATCCGATAATAATGcctttgtttaatttcatccctcattgttttttttattaaggacCAAGCCCCGAAAACAACTCTTCTCAAAGGTAAGTGTAAATATGGCCTTTATTCACTTGTTGATTGTCAACCTAGGTAAGCTTTGCTCTCAGCCAAACTTACTCAAGAGCAATGGCACCAAAGGCTTCACCATCCATCTTCTCAAGTTGTCCAAGAAATTCTACGAGAAGAATAAGCTTGTTGTCCAATCAAacaaatctagctttgtctgTGATGCTTGTTAATAAGCAGAAAATTCATCAGCTTCCTTTTAATTCTTCTTCACatatatcttcttctcttttgaaaCTTATCTTCTCTGTCGTATGGGGGACCAGCTTTCCCATCTATTGGAGGTTTCAAATATTATGTTagttttattgatgattacaaCAAGTTTACTtggatttatttcttaaaaaaagatCTGATGTTGAACAAATTTCCTTTCAATTTCAAAAGCATGTTGAACTTATGCTTTGGCTCTAAAATTTGTGCTATTCAAACCGATTGGGGTGGTGAATATCGTAAGCTTCATAAAATTTTCAGTCACGTGGGTATCGATCATCGGGTCTCATGTCCTCATACCCATCAACAAAATGGGTCAACTGAGCGTAAGCATCGGTATATTGTTGAAACCGGTCTTGCTCTTCTCGCTCAATCTCATATGCCTATTCGTTTTTGGCATGATGCATTTCACATTGCTTGTTTCTTGATCAATAGGATGCCTAGTTGAGTGATTTCTCATAAAACTCCTATGGAAAGACTTTTTTGGCACTAATCCTAATTATTCCATGCTTAGGGTTTTTGGTTGTGCTTGTTGGTCAAATCATCATTCTTATAACTTTTGAAAACTTGCTTTTAGAACCAAACAATGTGTTTTCATAGGCTTCAGTGGGATTCACAAGGGGTACAAATGTCTTGACCGTTCCACGGGACGAGTTTATGTTTCTCGTGATGTTGTGTTTGATGACAATGTGTTTACCTTTGAAAAATCATCATTAAAATTCTTATTGCATTAACTCAAATTCTTCACATTCAACTGTCTTTGCCTCCTTTGATTATGCCAATTCAATCCAATGAATAGTCCCTTATTGacaaaaatccaacaataaCACCTACTAATTCCACTCCATTTCTACAGATGAGGTCCACTTGAGTAATTGCAATCCTAACCCTATAATAGATAGTTCTTATATGGAACCTGAATTCGCAGGTGCTCATATTGATGTTGGTCGACATCCAATGAAGATAAGATTACAAAATAACATTTAGAAACCAAAGGAGTTTCATGATGGTACTGTTCAATATCCGACAAATAAACGAGCTTTCTTATCTATCCATAGAACCGGCAACACATGTCAAGGCCATGAAACATCCACATTGGGAACAAGCAATGGACATAGAATTTGCAACACTCATCAAGAACAAGACATGGCGATTGGCTCCACCAAGACATGACATGAACATTATAGATTGCAAATGGGtgttaaactcaaaaggaaagcAGATGGCGCAATTGATCGATACAAAGCCTGTCTCATTGCAAAAGGGCTTTCAAACAAAAGTATGGAATTGACTATATAGATGCCTACAGTCTGATTGTGAAGCCTACAAATTCGGGTCATCTTGTCTATTGCAATCTCTAAAGGATGGCCATTGAGACAAATTGATATCCAAAATGCTTTTGTTCATGGTGTACTGCAAGAAGAAGTGTACATAAAGCAAACCCCTGGgtatgaaaacacaaaatttcCTCCTAGCTATGTTTGTCAATTGGACAAAGTTTTGTATGGTCTAAAGCAGGCTCCTATGGCATGTCACTCCAGACTGACATGCAAACTTCAAGAACTTACCTTCATGCCATCCAAGGTGGATACATCTTTGTTTATCATTAATAAAGGTGGCACTACAATGTATGTGCTCATCCATGCTGATGACATGATCATTGTAAGTTCATCTTCTGGTGCTTCAGATAAGTTAGTTCAGCAACTAACTAATGACTTTGTCATGAAAGATTATGGAGTACTAGAATATTTCTTACGGGTTGAAGTAAAACATGTTCGGAATGGTATCTTGCTGTCACAAGGAAGATATATTACAGATTTACTAAGTTGGGACAAAATGGAGCAGTGTAAGATAATATCCACTCCAATGGCAACTAGAGAAAAATTATCCAAAACCTATGGAACTCAGCTATCggattttgaagttttttgttATAGGAGTATTGTAGGAGCAATGCAGTATTTTACTATCACGCGGCCAGACATTTCATTTGTTGTAAACAAGGTATGCCAATTCTTACAGAGTCCTACTAATCTTCATTGGATGGCTATGGAGCGAATTCTGCGCTATATCAAAGGAACTGCCACTAGAGGTTTGTATTTTCAGAAAACATCTTCAACAACACTCAATGCCTTCTCAGACGCTGATTGGGCTGGCTGTCCAGATGATCAGCGGTCCACAGGTGGGTTTGAAAATTGGGTTCTAACCTTGTGCCATGGAGCTCAAGAAAACACCCTACCGTGTCACGCTCAAGCAGTGAAGCAAAGTATAAGTCAATGGCTAATGCAACATCAGAAGTAGTTTAGAGTCAATCATTGCTCAATGAACTTGCCATCTTTCAAGACACAACGTTAAGACTTTGGTGTGATAATCTTGGCACAACCTATTTGACTGTTAACCTTATTTTTCATGCTCGTACAAAACATATTGAAGTTGATTTTCACTTTGTTCGGGAACTGGTCACACGCAAAGTAATGGAGGTTCGATTTATATCTTCCAAGGATCAACTTGCAGATGGGTTTACTAAAGCTTTGACAAAATCCACATTTAATTCTCTCTGTCACAATCTCAACTTGAAGACCCTTTAGTTGTGATTAAGGGAAGCTATTAGACAAATTAAACATTGCGTGAGAATTCTCCAGTCTTCGTTAGTCTTTGACCTATTTGTTTGCATTGCAGTTACAGTTAGTGCTAAACGTGTAGGCTAGTTTCTCTCTTTCGGTTTTTGTCACTTCTTTGCTGTTGTATCTGTCAGTTgtaatgatatatttataaatagaatTGATCCAGTGAGATCAGAGAATGTGAGAAACAAAGCTTTACAAATTTCTTACACCGATATCAAGCCTCAAACACTATaagggaaaagtacaaaaaaaacctTTGTGGTTTTAgaattttgcaaaataagaaatgaaaaaacttaaattccaaaaataaaaaaaatcattactgaaaaatcatgtttttttaatgaaaattggtgattttttatatgaatggatAATTTTGCCTCtgtcaaaactaaaaaaaaatttaacaccgttgacattttttctttttttacaaatttggAAAATCACACATAATAGAATGGAAAAATAATtcctcattccttattttgcaaaactcggaaactacatagatttttttttgtacttttcccaAACTATAATGCTTGTTTAACTTATTTTACGTACGTGTACATTATTGGTTATGTTTACATAAAAAATGTTTCTcatctaattataaaaaaaaagttttaaattcCATTActgattaaaataattttatttcatttgtaaataaaaaaaattattttataacactattaaaaaactaaatattattcaaaaatcaCGCATAACTAATTATTaagacattattttaaaaaaataaggaaatatTCCTTTTgcaatttatttgtaaaaataaaaaaataataatttggagAAATATCGGATTCG containing:
- the LOC120282911 gene encoding LOW QUALITY PROTEIN: ribosome biogenesis protein BOP1 homolog (The sequence of the model RefSeq protein was modified relative to this genomic sequence to represent the inferred CDS: deleted 1 base in 1 codon), which produces MARTKKSNRENQDGNFGRSDALEPAHDEQGSPREEDDEHHAAEESDSSEDEVAPRNTIGDVPLEWYKEEEHIGYDISGKKIKKQTRKDRIDSFLAGADDSKSWRKIFDEYNDEEVELTKEEIGIIRRILKGKTPNTEVDPYADYVDWFVWEDKGHPLSNAPEPKRRFIPSKWEHKKVLYHLLQFARGWIKFDKPEEEPPFRLLWDDDSNLADSRRHGLSYIPAPKSKLPGHEESYNPSVEYIPTQEEINSYQLMYEEDRPKFIPRRFESLRSVPAYESALKEGFDRCLDLYLCPRTRKKRLNIDPEALKPKLPSRKDLRPYPTICYLEYRGHIGPVKCISIETSGQWIASGSTDGTVRIWEIETGRCLKVWDVGEAVQHVAWNPLPELPILAISLGQDVLLLNTGLGNDEEQLKVKELLNVAEPVITDDASDSTPTVSWIPYTKYGGIRLKHFKAVSTVEWHRKGDYFTTVVPSGDSRAVLLHQLSKKSSHNPFKKLHGLPVSAVFHPTRSIFFVATKKHVRVYDLVKTKLIKKLEAGVREISSISIHPGGDNVIVGSKEGKMCWFDMDLSSQPYKTLKIHPKDITNVAFHRSYPLFASCSDDCTAYVFHGMVYSDLNQNPLIVPLEILRGHTSSNGRGVLDCKFHPRQPWLFTAGADSVIKLYCH